In the genome of Orcinus orca chromosome 13, mOrcOrc1.1, whole genome shotgun sequence, the window ctatttgcagatgacatgatactgtacatagaaaaccctaaagtctccagcaaaaaactgttagaactaacgAATCcagtaaacttgcaggatacaagattaatacacagaaatctgttgcttttctatacacaaataatgaactatcagagaaagccagaaaacaatcccatttaaaattggcatcaaaaagaataaaatatctaggaataaataaCCAAGAAGGTGGAAGACCTATACTCTGACAGCTATAAAACACTGAGGAAGGAATctgaaaatgatacaaagaaatggaaatatatcctatgttcttggattgcaagaattaatattgttaaaatgtcaatactacccaaaagcaatctacagatttaatgcaatccccatcaaaatacccatgacatttttcacacaactagaacaaataatcctaaaattaatatggaaccacaaaagacccaaattcccaaagcaatcttgagaaaaaagaacaacgcTGATGGTAtcatgctctctgacttcagaccttactacaaagctacagttatcaaaacagcatattggcacaaaaacagacacacatcaatggaacagaacagagagcccagaaataaactcacgcacctatggtcaattcatctacaacaaaggaggaaagaatatacaatggagaagacagtccCTTTAATAACTAGTGATTATTGGGCATCCTTTCCTTACTTTTTATATAAAAGTAAGTATCACTGAACAGAAAACAACCAGTCCGCATTTAGTGTTTTAATTGCTGTGAAATTACTTCTAAGCATTTCTTTAAATGTAGCTTTTCTCCaacaaaaatggaatcataactACAAAACATTTTGCACCCTACTTTTTCACTTACTAAATCTTAGCAATCTATGTCAGAACATACTACTctacctcattttaaaaatatatggataGTTCTATTTAATCAGTCCCCTGTGAATGGCCAGTTGTTTCCAGTTATAAAACCAATCAGAAttcatgtttacattttaaaataaaaatacagcaacGAGCTTTATTAATTAGAGGAAACCCAATAATAAGTTTCATTAAATTGAGAACACACATTTGTACCAAGAATCAAACACAATCTTAAAAGATCAATTTTCAGTTGTACTGTATGGGCTATTTTTATTGGCTGTgaagagataaaatattttaatacttattttacctgtgatatataaaatgtgttcccTTTAGTCTAGTTTCTTAGGCCAACTTGGGAGTAGAAAGTCCAAACTGAAATATCACCGCCAAGCAAGTTCACCAAACCCAGCTACAGGTGATGGAGAGGGTTTTGACTGACATGCATTCATCTGATGATTTCTACCATGAAGTCTCTGATGAGGTATCAAGGCAAAAAAGTTAAATCTTTCTCCCATCTTCGTAGGATTCATTAACATATCATAGCCCTGAAGTAACTGCTGCCTCAGTGATGGCTCATCTGATTTATCTAAAAGAACCTGAAAAGCAAAAGATTTCTTAGTGAAAATAACCAGGAGAAAGGATTCCTAGTTATTTGCAGCAATACTAATGACTATTAGCTATTCAATAAAACAGtgcttaaaatgtaatttctgaTCATCTACCTTAAAATCATGGTGTGTTTATTAAAGACACAGGTTGCTGTGACccaaacctatggatttgtatgtttAGCAAATATTCCCAGGTGGTTTGATCTACACTGAAGGGTTAAGATGTCTTCAAAACAGTTGTAAAATTCGTACTCATACAGGCAGTCAAGTTTTCTTAACAAACGTGAATATTATTTGCAAGTCTTCATTTTACCTCAGGAGAGATGCATGGAACTTACCAGGCTGTTCCACCCCCAGGCTGTCTGGTTACACTGAACCCTATACTACTGAAAAGACTGGAATACCAAGGATCTGACTAACAACAAGAGCATTAAGGCCAAgtgaacttaaaatatttattgaaatagtatgaaattaaaatatttaataacagtgAAATAACATAAATCATTACCTTCAGCCGGACATCAATGCccatatttcttaaaaatgtttgctgttttactGGACCCAGAGAAGCTACTTTCCCCTGGGACATTCTGCGCAAGTAACTGAAGTCCACGTCAGCTGTGAGGTCTGCTGTTCCCGGGGCAATTAAGACATCATGAAGCCTGTGGCCACAAAACCCCttcaacataattttttaaacgaTGAGTTTTTGTACCTTTATGGTTATCATTATCAAGATTAAAGAAATGCTACCATTTTAGTACATTTTACATAACAactgttaaaaaggaaaatatagccAATATCAGTGGTTTACAGACTCTTACCAAATAGCACCCTTTCTTCAAATGAGATGCTATGTGGAAAACCCACTATAAAGTGCTATGTTATAGTGCCTGAAGATGCTGCCTTTGACagttgtttaaaattttcattaatgCCAATGGTGATGAAGTATAAGAGAGAATTCTCCAGATGAATTCAGGTTACCAGAACCTAGATGGTGTTTTACAAAGTGTATCCATCAACtatatgcatcagaatcacctgagagcaaagtgactatactccaataaaaattatttttaaaaaatcacctgaGAACATGTTACTGGACTCTACCCAGACCCAGCAAATCAGAATCCTGGAGATAAGCCTAGAGAATcagtgcttaaagaaaaaaaaactctccaggtttttctttaaaagaacaaagttagaaaCTGAGAAACACCGATCTAGAAAATGACTTAATAACATCTAGTTAAATGTATTTCAGTATACTTTAATTAAAGTATATCGAACAGAATTGATCATATTCCaagacagcggtccccaacctttttggcaccagggaccgctttcgtggaagacaattttggGGATGGTTCATGTGGTAATGGCAGCgacggggagcagcagatgaggCTTTGCTCACtggcctgctgctcacctcctgctgtgcggcccggttcctgaCAGGCTGAGGACCACTAATGGTCTGAGGCCCaggagttggggacccctgttccaAAAGCGTAAGAAAGGATGTTTAGGAAGGATAAAACAATAcatctggaaaggaaaaaaacgtGTTGAAAATATGACAGAAAAGGTTTGATCACAGTAGCTAGATCAAATCTATAAAAAGtaacaatgtttttttaaatgaaggaggggaaatttttaagaacttttaagaAAATCTTTCAATTTGAATTATTCAGGTGCTTACTAGGATCTATGCAAACCTAGGTTCTGCAACTTAAGGAATAATGTGGACAATCCAGACCCTGTTCAAAGGAGAGGTGGACAGTAAGATACAGGGTTAAGGGTAATTATAATAACAtggattaattataaaataatgtaatacaACAGTGCTAAGCACTGTAGAAACCAAAATAAGATAAAGATCTTCAGCGAGCTTCAAACCTAACAAATGACAACTAAGTAAACTACCAGTTAAATTCTGATAAATCATGTGACTGAATTATACATACTCTGAAGGTATCTGTCTTAGTTCCATCATGACCATAATCAGCAATCAGGGCAGCACCTCCAGTTTCTGAAATGCGTTGAGAAAGTTCCTGAATAATAACACCAGCATCAGGACACACTTCCACGTGATCCCTTGTTTCATCACACTAGTAAGGGAACAGTTGAATCAAAATACATCATTCAAAAAACCTGTTTCCTTAGGGTTTTTCTACAATGAGCATTTCTTagttacaataaaaatgaattccttatcagggcttccctggtgggccagtggttggAACactacgcttccactgcagggggcgcatgttcagtccctggtcaaggaactaaagTCCCGCAtgtagcacagccaaaaaaattaaaaaaaaaaatttttttaaataaaaaaattccttCTCAATATGAATATGTTGTCTACACTCAACTTTTCACATGACATCCTTTCTATTATACAGAACTCCTTGGTTCTCTGATATCCATTCAGTTtacaaagatattttaattttaatgcctTTTATAGAAAGGCATATGCCCCGTCAACCCTCCAGATGGCTAAGaacattatcattttatttatggtgATTTTACTTCTGTATCgtaattcatataaatatattccaCTGGGTTGAAAGCATGGAAAAGGAATTTTTGtctgcctagaacagtgtctgacacataagaGACACTGAAAAGTTGTGCTGGCAGAACAAATGATATAAATccaatataacaaaacagacccTATTAAAGCAAGTATATCTGCCTTCTTAAGCGGGAAAAGGTATCTCAACGATATGCTCTATATCTAGCAATACCAGCTTATAAACTAGTGTCAATGTACCTGAAGCCCTAATTTCCCAAGATGTTCAACTAAGGGTCCTCAAGAAGTACATACTAGCTTAAAACGTGTATTGACAATAAATAGTAATTCTTACCAACTGGACTAGCAGATACGAAATTTCACTAATTCCTatgataatgaaaaaatttttttcctcattgtgcAAACGTACATTAACTGTTGCTCCCTCCTAACACCTAGTACAAGTGAAGTACTGACCTGCTCTGATGTCTCTGCCTATAATGGCACAGGTCTAAGAGGTACACAGGCAGACTCAGCCCTTGAGTCTCACCTCATCTACTGCTTACTagagacaagttacttaacctttcacaGTCTATTTCATATACTAGgcttattgtgagaattaaatgaaataataaaccaCTAAGCCTCCAGTGCTATTAAATAAATTACTGTGGTTTGACTATATAAACCATGGGGTCAGCTGCTTCAGGCATAAAGTGACACGACTCAGCGTTCCATGCTGACATTCTTAATATCCTAGACTGCTCTTCAAGACAAGAGATTCCATTACCATTTGCTCCATCTAAATGAGAGGGAAATCATCACTCCCTTTCTCATAAGTGTACACTGTTCAAGTGAAGacctaaaaaaaatgaactcCCGGGGGGTTAGCTCTCAGGAGCTTTATGAATTTGTTTCTCACTCAGGTAAATTAGCCAGACTATGAAAAAGTAGAAATGTTCACAAGCACTTAGGCTGACATTTTAAACTTAAGCTTTGCAATGAAAACTTAATTCATAGGTTTACGTTTAAAAGctcttctgcttttaaaatcGATAACTTCTAAGGCAAAAATTCTTAGTTATGGTCCAGAAAGTAGAAATCATCTTTTTCTGAGCTcgaaaaaaagggaataaaacaGGCAATCTAAAGCTCAAACATTCCTGAGAAGTACAGGTGTTTTGAACGTTTAAACTCAAACCGAAGATACACAGGCTCTTGCAATTATTCCTTGAGGACAATAGAAAGAAGGAGTaatcaaattttaatttgggTGGAAGCATGAGAAAAAAGGCATGCTCTAACAGTAGCCCAAAGAGAGTGATAATACAACTTACCTAataattttgagaattaaatgagaaatagaGTAacaggggcttccatggtggtgcagtggttaagaatccacctgccaatgcaggggacatgggttcgagcccgggtctgggaagatcccacatgccgcggagcaactaagcctgtgtgccacaactactgagcctgtgctctacagcccacgagccacaactactgagcctgcactctagagcccacgagccacaaatactgagcttgcatgccacaactactgaagcccgcgcacctagagcctgtgctctgcaacaagagaagccaccgcaatgagaagcctgcgcaccgcaacaaagaggagcccccattcgctgcaactagagaaagccagcgcacagcaacgaagacccagtgcagccaaaaataaattaaaaaaaaaaagtaatacatacaaaatattcaataaatattgttattgTTACTTTACACTGTACTACATTGTTTTCACAGATACATAACTTCCTGTCAAGTAGACAATATTGTCACCATTTGATAGAGAACTGAGGTAAACAGAGACAGTCAGGGACTTGCTGAGTAAGCACTTACTTTCTTATTACATTAAGGTCACACAGGTAAGAAATGATTTGAACCCAGTCTCCTGACTCTAAATCCTGTGCGTTTTCACTATTAATAAAAAGCACCTTTCATGTTACAAGGAACTCTAAAATACTAACTCAGAAAATAAGACTGAAGATTTGGTTGGCAataaactaaggaaaaaaaaattattcctactTGTATGAAGGCTTCTGCTGGGGTGGCACAAGGCGCCAAAACAAATCTCAGTTTATCAGAAACCTGTGGATCAATATCAATGAGTACTTCTCGCCATCCGTGTGGTGTTTTCTAAACACAAAATAacacataaaaacaaatttttgcaAGTTCTCAAAATTGCCTCTACCAAAATAACTTTTCTCCTCTTATCATATACAAGATAGATAACTAACATTTACAGAGCACTTTACcacttaaattatttaaaggcattacttcatttccttttaacaGTATGAGTAGAAtgatagatgcaaactattaatgCTGTTTAGATAAGAAATGGAGGAGGAAGTAAGCAACATGGAAAGTGCcccaaaaatggaaaacagacttAGGAGGACTAATCAGAAGCTTCTGCCAACAAATTACTACATAATAATATATACTCTTAACCCTACAAGTTACCAGTACATGTGCATTACCACCAAATCTTAAATCTCCTcacagaaagaatgaagaaaatttttaatttttggaatttaaaaatagttgCTAAAAAATAATCCTTCATTGCACTATAGTGATTTACTATCTTACATTCTCATACATCTTTATCCCAGAAGAATTAAGAATCCTTAATATCCTAAGAATTAAGAATTCTTAATATTTCACTTTTGCCTTTCAATTACTTATATTCATCAAACTTCCAGATATAGCTAACTTCAACAATAATTAAACACCATAAATGTTTATTCTTACAACATAAGGCCCTTTGTTATTCAATTATAAATGTGACTTCTTTCCCATCAATACCTGAAACTTATGCACAGGAAGAACATCGAAAAATTCATGTGCAAGATAAAAGCTGTActctatttaaaaacagaagaaaaaaaattaacatttcagCATTTTCAAGGCAATCAATTGGTTGTTTTGaacattaacaaaaagaaaatgcatagtTCTTCGTAATGGAACTTGTGATGCTTCCATAATTATAATTTCCACAGAATCACCCACCTCTTCATGGCAAACCTACTGTGCAGAACATACATAGGAACAattattactattcccattttccacATAGAGGGTCAGAGAGCTGAAATATCCCAGTTATCAGTTTAATGTTTTATTCATCACCAGGCCCAAAAGAAATCAGAACTCAAATTTGTTAGCTGGAAGAGGATTTGAATTTCCTAAAATCATCCAAGACGCTTAAGGCCAGGAATGGCTGTGGTGCCTTGGCCAAGGTCAGACCACCACTTTAGGTTTGAGCTGGGGCTCGTCAATATAACATTCTCGAGGAGTGAAGCGATTCTCCTACCACCCCTTGCTTGCCTCTAGGCAAGTAAGGATGATCAAAAGATGAGATAATTAAAGTAAACTCATCTACTAACACTGCTTCCTTCGGggtagggaaaaaataaaaagtacaaccGAGATccatgttttggttttggtttgctttggtttttgCAACACcacatgaaattattttctaacaCAATGCTGTTCTCCATAGGTAAGGGACTTGGCAGCCCTAACTCAATCTACTACATTGCTCTACAAGGTTGTGGTCACCCAGCACTACTGGGAGGGGTTGTGATCAAAATTCTTTCATTAATCAATGTAAAATAATTACCTTTTGGAACATCTTGCAGATCTCGGTACCAGGAAATTGGAATTCCAGACTTAGTGACACCTTTCATATATACTGGGGATCCAGCATTTCGCTCTAATAGGACCTTCTCTTCAGTCAACGTTAATGCTTGAATCTCACTTAATTTTTGGCTCACTTCTACCAGATGTATTGAAATGTCACAGTTTTTCAGCACAGATGCAAGCTGACTGAACacctaaatataaaagaagaaatcggcAAAATCTTGTTGAGCAGATTTTAGGTTTTCTAACCATTTACCTCAATAATTTGCTCATGTCACAGCAAAAGTAATAATTGGTTTCAGAGAACCTCACACAAGTCACTCTCCAGCAGTCTATGAGCACCATAACCTACCGGAGTTATTAAACATAGTCCATATAAGAAACAAACAGTACATAGTACACAAGTACAGCTTGGTTTCCTACTGATAAAAATTAGAATTAGGactaacaaatgaaaataaaagctttagCATCCAATAAAAACAATGATTCAGATTAGGGAGTCTAAAAAAAGAcccaagaaataaaatgtatataaccttgatttttttttaactttgaaaaaacAGATTTATTACTTATAAGACCTGAAAATTATTATACACATCACACCTGGGGCCACACAGCAAGTTCATGGGTAAAGAGCTAggcttgatttttaaaagctgctatgggggcttccctggtggcacagtggttgagaatctgcctgccaatgcaggggacacgggttcgagccctggtctgaaaagatcccacatgccgcggagcaactaggcctgtgagccacaactaccgagcctgcgcgtctggagcctgtgctccacaacaagagaggccgtgatagtgagaggcccacgcaccacgatgaaaagtggcccccacttgccgcaactagagaaagccctcgcacagaaacaagacccaacacagccaaaaataaataaataaaatttaaaaaaaataaaataaaaatagaaagctgCTATGAAGGGAGTATCCCAAAGAAGATCATTGGCTAGCCACTGATACAGCAAGTAGGGCCCTAGAAAGTGATGCGAAAGTCAAACTGCTGTATCTCAAGTGATTAGGCCAGCAAACCTTGGGCAGCAGGAGGCTGTGGcaacagcttgaaaaaaaataaagaaaaaaagaaaacgaaaaagcTGCTATGCCTACAAAATAGTCTCATCCCTGAGATGATCAGACTGTATCCACAAGAAATCAGATTTGAATGGCACTAATTACTTGACAGTTTAACTCTGagattctttcccattttcaatttcttcttagCCACACACATTTTTTTGCTACTGTAAacatgaggaaaaaaaggaatatactaatgttttatcaatatcTTAATGCTAAAAATTCAATGCCAATTGCATAAagtacatcaatatatttttcatttgaatttaatACTGGTGATTTGCCTACTTTTGAGACATGAATATGCAGGTACAGACTGATTAGGACAAGGCGACTTTTCCAAATTTAGTTTTGAgatgaaactatacatagaaaaactTCTCCCCAAGAGAAAAATCCTTCAGAAATATGATCAAAAATAAAGTCTGTAACTACACCTTTGGCTATTTTCTTTACATTCctttaaattctttgtttttttaagagttCTCAGGACTTGATCTAGGGAAGCATCCTTTAGACATTTTAAGAGCTGTGGGTATAGTTTGGTGCATATAGTTTGGAGCACAGAATTCAAGGTAGAGCACAGAAACAAGTCAGGTTGTGAACATCTTGTACTGATAAGAGGGTAGCTGCCAAAGATGTTTCCGCAGGGGAATGATAAAGCCAAGCATTTTCTTTCCAAAAGACAAGCATAAAGAATGGATTATGGGGGACAGggattaggaatttgggattaacaaataaacactaccatatataaaataacaaggacctactgtatagctcaaggaactatattcaatatcttataataacctataatggaaagtaatctgaaaatagatatataatcactttgctgtacacctgaaacactgtaaatcaactatacttcaattaaaaaaatttttttaaaaaaaagctttgggcttaatttttaaaattcttgaaacaaaatattgtttgagaatcttattaaatattttatattcaaatgaCTTTgccaatttaaaaagatacaaaatagagCCCTGGAAACATAAATCAGTGGGTTACCCCCACCACCAAAAACATACAATATAATAAAGATTCTTATTTGTCagatatttgtaaattttctttgaaaaaaaaatccttcaattcTTAATTTCAAGCAGAAATCATATAGCatcaagaaatttaaatttcttttttttttttttttttttttgcagtacgcgggcctttaactgctgtggcctctcccgttgcgcagcacaggctccggacacatgggctcagcggccatggctcacgggcccagccactccgcagcatgtgggatcttcctggaccaggtcacgaacccgcaacccctgcatcggcaggcggactctcgaccactgcgccacctgggaagcccaagaaatttaaatttctttaaattgaatATGCATTTTCTTTACACTGATTTGTCAGgtacacacaaaataaactcacaatttATTTTGGAACATACAATGTAAGTAACTTTGATGTTAGTAGAATATGCCCCGTAGCTATTCATAGGGGT includes:
- the NDUFAF7 gene encoding protein arginine methyltransferase NDUFAF7, mitochondrial → MSVLAAAGAGRLYAVRAVFTCLWRGKYFSSGNEPAENNPVTPMLRHLMYKIKSTGPITVAEYMKEVLTNPAKGYYVNRDMLGEKGDFITSPEISQIFGELLGIWLISEWIATGKNAAFQLVELGPGRGTLLGDILRVFSQLASVLKNCDISIHLVEVSQKLSEIQALTLTEEKVLLERNAGSPVYMKGVTKSGIPISWYRDLQDVPKEYSFYLAHEFFDVLPVHKFQKTPHGWREVLIDIDPQVSDKLRFVLAPCATPAEAFIQCDETRDHVEVCPDAGVIIQELSQRISETGGAALIADYGHDGTKTDTFRGFCGHRLHDVLIAPGTADLTADVDFSYLRRMSQGKVASLGPVKQQTFLRNMGIDVRLKVLLDKSDEPSLRQQLLQGYDMLMNPTKMGERFNFFALIPHQRLHGRNHQMNACQSKPSPSPVAGFGELAWR